One Marinibacterium anthonyi genomic region harbors:
- the hcnC_1 gene encoding Hydrogen cyanide synthase subunit HcnC precursor — MADATSDILVIGGGMAGASAAAELAGRASVTLLEMEAQPGYHTTGRSAAMYEPAYGPAAMRALTRAGLDVFSNPPAIFGDGPLISSRASLFVATQDERPLLEAMRDDVGRDRFEDLDAEQIRAMVPILKEGYIVDGALNRGGSDIDVGRMHQGYLRMLKASGGSVVTGAEVTALARADGLWTARTRAGSFSAPIVVNAAGAWADMVGALAGAEPIGLTPKRRTALIVAAPQGMDVSAWPLVVNASETWYLKPDAGRLLISPANEDPQLPSDAQPDEMDVAICVDRVMTACDIDIRRIENQWAGLRSFVADKEPVAGFSDVVDGFYWLAGQGGYGIQSAPAMARLVAAQVLGQPLPDIIAAEGLDPAVLAPGRLAGAKRFHI; from the coding sequence ATGGCGGATGCGACCTCGGACATCCTGGTGATCGGCGGCGGCATGGCCGGCGCCTCGGCCGCGGCCGAACTGGCGGGCCGGGCCAGCGTGACCCTGCTGGAGATGGAGGCCCAGCCGGGCTATCACACCACCGGCCGATCCGCCGCGATGTACGAACCGGCCTATGGCCCTGCGGCGATGCGGGCACTGACCCGCGCCGGGCTCGACGTCTTTTCCAACCCGCCCGCGATCTTCGGGGACGGCCCGCTGATTTCCTCCCGCGCGTCGCTGTTCGTCGCCACCCAGGACGAACGCCCCCTGCTTGAGGCGATGCGCGACGACGTGGGCCGGGACAGGTTCGAGGATCTGGACGCCGAGCAGATCCGCGCGATGGTGCCGATCCTCAAGGAAGGCTACATCGTCGACGGCGCGCTGAACCGGGGCGGGTCGGATATTGACGTGGGCCGCATGCACCAGGGGTATCTGCGGATGCTGAAGGCCTCTGGCGGGTCGGTGGTGACCGGTGCCGAGGTGACGGCGCTGGCCCGTGCCGATGGCCTGTGGACGGCCCGGACGCGGGCGGGCAGCTTTTCCGCGCCGATCGTGGTGAACGCAGCGGGCGCCTGGGCGGACATGGTCGGTGCGCTGGCCGGGGCCGAACCCATCGGCCTGACGCCCAAGCGGCGCACCGCGCTGATCGTGGCCGCGCCGCAGGGCATGGACGTGTCGGCTTGGCCGCTGGTCGTGAACGCATCGGAAACCTGGTACCTGAAACCGGACGCCGGGCGGCTGCTGATCTCGCCCGCCAACGAGGATCCGCAACTGCCCTCCGACGCCCAGCCCGACGAGATGGACGTGGCGATCTGCGTCGACCGGGTGATGACCGCCTGCGACATCGACATCCGCCGGATCGAAAACCAGTGGGCCGGGCTGCGCAGCTTTGTCGCCGACAAGGAGCCGGTGGCGGGCTTTTCCGACGTGGTCGACGGGTTCTACTGGCTGGCCGGGCAGGGCGGTTATGGAATCCAGTCGGCACCCGCCATGGCCCGCCTGGTCGCCGCGCAGGTGCTGGGACAGCCGTTGCCCGACATCATCGCCGCCGAAGGGCTGGACCCCGCGGTGCTGGCGCCCGGCCGGCTGGCCGGTGCAAAGCGTTTTCATATTTAG
- a CDS encoding hypothetical protein (putative conserved protein), translated as MKTTLLAAGFLVAAATAAFAAPEEYVLDSSHSQIVFSYNHLGFSTGYGMFSGFEGTIEFDAEDPASSTVSVSMPVESMITGWQPRFDHFMSDDFFGASDDDVVTFTSTSIEVTGDDTALITGDLTLNGVTKEVVLDTKLNQAGEHPMEGKPWLGFAATTTLVRSDYNLGMFAPYVSDEVQVEISIEAMKAE; from the coding sequence ATGAAAACTACGCTTCTGGCCGCCGGCTTCCTTGTCGCTGCCGCCACCGCCGCCTTTGCCGCCCCCGAAGAATACGTTCTGGATTCCAGCCACAGCCAGATCGTCTTTTCCTACAACCACCTGGGCTTTTCGACCGGCTACGGCATGTTCTCGGGGTTCGAGGGCACCATCGAATTCGACGCCGAAGACCCGGCCAGCTCGACTGTTTCGGTCTCGATGCCCGTTGAATCGATGATCACCGGCTGGCAGCCGCGCTTCGACCACTTTATGTCGGATGACTTCTTTGGCGCCAGCGACGACGACGTCGTGACCTTCACGTCGACCTCGATCGAAGTGACCGGCGACGACACCGCGCTGATCACCGGCGACCTGACGCTGAACGGCGTGACCAAGGAAGTCGTGCTGGACACCAAGCTGAACCAGGCCGGCGAACACCCGATGGAAGGCAAGCCCTGGCTTGGCTTCGCCGCCACCACCACGCTGGTGCGGTCGGATTACAACCTTGGCATGTTCGCTCCCTACGTCAGCGACGAAGTACAGGTCGAGATCTCGATCGAGGCGATGAAGGCCGAATAA
- a CDS encoding Transglycosylase SLT domain protein, with product MTQMMRPLFVMTLAAMLAVAGCTSSPVQESAKLQFAAGDPPLYPNETPELRAKINKWADHYEVPRSLVQRVVIRESTHRPGARNGPYYGLMQILPQTARGMGYKGSATGLLDADTNLQWAVKYLRGAWLVSDGTESDAVGWYAKGYYYQAKRLGMLEETGLR from the coding sequence ATGACCCAGATGATGCGCCCTCTCTTCGTCATGACCCTCGCTGCGATGTTAGCGGTTGCGGGTTGTACGAGCAGTCCGGTCCAAGAATCGGCCAAGCTGCAATTCGCGGCGGGTGACCCCCCGCTTTATCCAAATGAAACTCCCGAGCTTCGCGCGAAGATCAACAAGTGGGCCGACCATTACGAGGTCCCCCGCTCGCTGGTTCAACGCGTCGTGATCCGGGAAAGCACGCACCGCCCCGGTGCGCGCAACGGCCCGTATTACGGGCTGATGCAGATCCTGCCGCAGACTGCCCGCGGCATGGGGTACAAGGGCTCCGCGACCGGCCTGCTGGATGCGGACACGAACCTGCAATGGGCGGTGAAGTACCTGCGCGGCGCGTGGCTTGTCTCGGACGGGACGGAAAGCGACGCCGTGGGCTGGTACGCGAAAGGCTACTATTACCAGGCCAAGAGGCTTGGCATGCTCGAGGAAACCGGCCTGCGCTGA
- the tig gene encoding Trigger factor, whose translation MQVTETLNEGLKRGYTITVSAAELEDKVAEKLTEAQPDIEMKGFRKGKVPLPLLKRQFGQRLLGEVMQESIDGAMSKHFEDSGERPALQPQVKMTNEDWKEGDDVEVEMTYEALPQIPEVDLSTITLERLVVKADEESVKEALESLAESAQDFDTKDGAAEDGDQVVFDFVGKVDGEAFDGGSAEDYPLVLGSGSFIPGFEEQLVGVTAGDSKDVTVTFPEEYGAENLAGKEAVFECTVKEVKAPKKAEVDDELAKKFGAEDLEALKGQITERLEAEYAGASRSVLKRKLLDALDDVVSFDLPPSLVDAEASQIAHQLWHEENPDVHGHDHPEIETTDEHKALAERRVRLGLLLAELGQKAEVEVSDAEMTQAVMAQARQYPGQERQFFEFVQQNPQMQQQLRAPIFEDKVVDYVFELAQISEKDVTKDELKAAVEALEDEE comes from the coding sequence ATGCAGGTTACCGAGACGCTGAACGAGGGTCTGAAACGCGGCTACACCATCACGGTGTCCGCGGCCGAGCTGGAAGACAAGGTCGCCGAGAAGCTGACCGAAGCCCAGCCCGACATCGAGATGAAGGGCTTCCGCAAGGGCAAGGTGCCCCTGCCGTTGCTCAAGCGCCAGTTCGGTCAGCGCCTTCTGGGCGAAGTCATGCAGGAAAGCATCGACGGCGCCATGAGCAAGCATTTCGAGGACAGCGGCGAACGTCCCGCGCTTCAGCCCCAGGTCAAGATGACCAACGAGGACTGGAAAGAAGGCGACGACGTCGAGGTCGAGATGACCTACGAAGCGCTGCCCCAGATCCCCGAGGTCGACCTGTCGACCATCACGCTGGAACGCCTGGTGGTGAAGGCCGACGAAGAGTCGGTGAAGGAAGCGCTGGAAAGCCTGGCCGAAAGCGCCCAGGATTTCGACACCAAGGACGGCGCGGCCGAAGACGGCGACCAGGTGGTGTTCGACTTCGTGGGCAAGGTCGACGGCGAAGCCTTCGACGGCGGTTCGGCCGAGGATTACCCGCTGGTGCTGGGTTCGGGCAGCTTCATCCCCGGCTTCGAGGAACAGCTGGTCGGCGTCACCGCCGGTGACTCCAAGGATGTCACCGTGACCTTCCCCGAGGAATACGGCGCCGAGAATCTGGCCGGCAAGGAAGCCGTGTTCGAATGCACCGTCAAGGAAGTGAAGGCGCCCAAGAAGGCCGAGGTCGACGACGAGCTGGCCAAGAAGTTCGGCGCCGAGGATCTTGAGGCCCTGAAAGGCCAGATCACCGAGCGCCTGGAAGCCGAATACGCCGGCGCATCGCGGTCGGTGCTGAAGCGCAAGCTGCTGGACGCGCTGGACGACGTGGTCAGCTTTGACCTGCCGCCGAGCCTGGTCGACGCCGAGGCCAGCCAGATCGCGCACCAGCTGTGGCACGAGGAAAACCCGGACGTGCATGGCCACGATCACCCGGAAATCGAAACCACGGACGAACACAAGGCCCTGGCAGAGCGCCGCGTGCGTCTTGGCCTGCTGCTGGCCGAGCTGGGCCAGAAGGCCGAAGTTGAAGTGTCCGACGCCGAGATGACCCAGGCGGTCATGGCGCAGGCACGTCAATACCCGGGCCAGGAACGCCAGTTCTTCGAATTCGTCCAGCAGAACCCGCAGATGCAACAGCAGCTGCGCGCGCCGATCTTCGAGGACAAGGTCGTTGACTATGTCTTCGAACTGGCCCAGATCTCGGAGAAGGACGTGACCAAGGACGAGCTTAAGGCAGCCGTCGAGGCACTGGAGGACGAGGAGTAA
- the araQ_3 gene encoding L-arabinose transport system permease protein AraQ, giving the protein MAEMSHPHTATAAAPAKRRRFRWETLGDHVVLIIGAFIMMAPLLMLLQMSTIPDTDIMKSGPSLQIGDQFWANLHKALFQSMSFSGENTGLSMFRNSLILGLGFALGKIVISMLAAYAIVYFRLRFATLAFWLIFTTLLLPLEVRIVPSYEVTQKLGLLNSYGGLIIPLIASATATFFFRQFFMSVPEELVEAARIDGAGPVKFFIDILVPLSQTMIAAIFIIMFVYGWNQYLWPTMVVTEEGKMTLVQGIRQITQGLEGNHIPEFGRSNLLAILAVLPPVLVVIFFQSWFVKGLVESDK; this is encoded by the coding sequence ATGGCCGAGATGTCTCATCCCCATACCGCCACCGCCGCCGCCCCGGCCAAGCGTCGCCGCTTTCGCTGGGAAACCCTGGGCGATCATGTCGTGCTGATCATCGGCGCCTTCATCATGATGGCGCCGCTGCTGATGCTGCTGCAGATGAGCACGATCCCCGATACCGACATCATGAAGTCCGGACCGTCGCTGCAGATCGGCGACCAGTTCTGGGCGAACCTGCACAAGGCGCTGTTCCAGTCGATGTCGTTTTCCGGCGAAAACACCGGGCTGTCGATGTTCCGGAATTCGCTGATCCTGGGGCTGGGGTTCGCCCTGGGCAAGATCGTCATCTCGATGCTGGCCGCCTACGCGATCGTCTACTTCCGCCTGCGCTTCGCCACATTGGCCTTCTGGCTGATCTTCACCACGCTGCTGCTGCCGCTGGAGGTGCGCATCGTGCCGTCCTACGAGGTCACCCAGAAGCTGGGGCTGCTGAACAGCTATGGCGGGCTGATCATCCCGCTGATCGCCTCGGCGACGGCCACGTTCTTCTTCCGCCAGTTCTTCATGTCGGTTCCGGAAGAACTGGTTGAAGCGGCGCGGATCGACGGGGCCGGGCCGGTCAAGTTCTTCATCGATATCCTGGTGCCGCTGAGCCAGACCATGATCGCGGCGATCTTCATCATCATGTTCGTCTACGGCTGGAACCAGTACCTCTGGCCCACCATGGTCGTCACCGAAGAGGGCAAGATGACCCTGGTCCAGGGGATCCGCCAGATCACGCAAGGCCTCGAGGGCAACCACATCCCCGAATTCGGACGATCCAACCTGCTGGCCATCCTCGCGGTGCTGCCGCCGGTGCTGGTCGTCATCTTTTTCCAGAGCTGGTTCGTCAAGGGCCTGGTCGAAAGCGATAAATAG
- the ugpC_5 gene encoding sn-glycerol-3-phosphate import ATP-binding protein UgpC produces MGNVRLQGVTKTYPNGTLAVHPTSFDIEDGELIVLVGPSGCGKSTLLRMVAGLEEITGGSVTIANREVNDLDPAERDIAMVFQNYALYPHMTVYRNMAYGLKNRRTPKDEIDRKVREAAEMLNLTDYLERKPSQLSGGQRQRVAMGRAIVREPALFLFDEPLSNLDAKLRNQMRVEIRALQRRIGVTSMYVTHDQVEAMTMADRIVVLNGGRIEQIGTPAEIYRKPASTFVASFMGAPPMNLMPADYNGNGHVHVAGISLSVGQSADYQGSVSLGVRPEDVDLALADDGLAALPFDLDLVEELGAHRLLHGRVHAHPFVVNVHNTAPLSEGRMFLKIAPHNLHMFAQESGRRI; encoded by the coding sequence ATGGGCAACGTGCGTCTGCAAGGGGTCACCAAGACCTATCCCAACGGCACCCTGGCGGTGCATCCCACGTCCTTCGACATCGAGGATGGCGAGCTGATCGTGCTGGTCGGGCCTTCGGGCTGCGGCAAGTCCACCCTGTTGCGCATGGTCGCGGGGCTGGAAGAGATCACCGGCGGTTCCGTCACCATCGCCAACCGCGAGGTCAACGACCTGGACCCGGCCGAACGCGACATCGCCATGGTGTTCCAGAACTACGCGCTGTACCCGCACATGACGGTCTACAGGAACATGGCCTACGGGCTGAAGAACCGCCGCACGCCCAAGGACGAGATCGACCGCAAGGTGCGCGAGGCGGCCGAGATGCTGAACCTGACGGATTACCTGGAACGCAAGCCGTCGCAGCTGTCGGGCGGGCAGCGCCAGCGGGTGGCCATGGGGCGGGCCATCGTGCGCGAACCGGCGCTGTTCCTGTTCGACGAGCCGCTGTCGAACCTGGATGCGAAGCTCAGGAACCAGATGCGGGTCGAGATCCGCGCGCTGCAGCGCCGGATCGGGGTGACGTCGATGTACGTGACCCACGACCAGGTCGAGGCGATGACCATGGCCGACCGGATCGTGGTGCTGAACGGCGGGCGGATCGAACAGATCGGCACCCCGGCCGAGATCTATCGCAAACCCGCGTCGACCTTCGTGGCCAGCTTCATGGGCGCGCCGCCGATGAACCTGATGCCGGCCGATTACAACGGCAACGGCCACGTGCACGTGGCAGGCATCAGCCTGAGCGTCGGCCAGTCGGCGGATTACCAGGGATCCGTGTCGCTGGGCGTGCGACCCGAGGACGTGGACCTGGCGCTGGCCGACGACGGGCTGGCCGCCCTGCCCTTCGACCTGGACCTGGTCGAGGAACTGGGCGCCCACCGCCTGCTGCACGGGCGCGTGCATGCCCATCCCTTCGTGGTCAACGTGCACAACACGGCGCCGCTGTCCGAAGGGCGCATGTTCCTGAAGATCGCACCGCACAACCTGCACATGTTCGCGCAGGAAAGCGGCCGCCGCATCTGA
- the rplI gene encoding 50S ribosomal protein L9: MQVILLERVAKLGQMGEVVDVKPGYARNYLLPQKKALTASKANIAAFEDQKAQLEARNLESRKEAESLGQKLDGQQFVVIRQASDGGSLYGSVTTRDAADAATDAGFTIDRKQVLIAQPIKELGLHDVHVTLHPEVEVTIKLNVARSAEEAELQASGKSIQELAAEEEAAAEFEIAELFEDIGSAASDDDDFAPAPEAGEEDDTNNA, translated from the coding sequence ATGCAAGTCATCCTTCTTGAGCGCGTCGCAAAGCTTGGCCAGATGGGCGAAGTCGTCGACGTCAAGCCGGGCTACGCCCGCAATTACCTGCTGCCCCAGAAAAAGGCGCTGACCGCGTCGAAGGCGAACATCGCTGCCTTCGAAGATCAGAAAGCCCAGCTGGAAGCCCGCAACCTTGAATCCCGCAAGGAAGCCGAATCGCTTGGCCAAAAGCTCGACGGACAGCAGTTCGTCGTGATTCGTCAGGCTTCGGACGGCGGTTCGCTCTACGGTTCCGTCACCACCCGTGACGCCGCGGACGCCGCCACCGACGCCGGCTTCACCATCGACCGCAAGCAGGTCCTGATCGCGCAGCCGATCAAGGAACTGGGCCTGCACGACGTGCACGTGACCCTGCACCCCGAGGTCGAGGTCACGATCAAGCTGAACGTCGCCCGCTCTGCCGAAGAGGCCGAGCTGCAGGCGTCGGGCAAGTCGATCCAGGAGCTGGCCGCGGAAGAAGAAGCCGCCGCCGAATTCGAGATCGCCGAATTGTTCGAAGACATCGGTTCGGCCGCATCGGACGACGACGACTTCGCACCGGCGCCCGAAGCTGGCGAAGAAGACGACACCAACAACGCCTGA
- a CDS encoding hypothetical protein (Cytochrome b561-like): MTAANTARSYGSVAKTFHWLTAILIFAAFPLGLIANDMSHQITNPDITVTEGFIRRTVFLFSMHKTLGITVFFVALLRIVWALTQERPGLLNGDKTLEAGLAETVHWLLYGSLVFVPLTGWIHHAATTGYAPIWWPFGQSLFFVPKDPRLAQISGGVHEVLTKVLLVSVLLHIAGAVKHHVIDRDATLRRMWPGKSDAPTPPAHRPGLIPPLAALVLAALALGTGGVLGMYGHAAPAASAGQAPLEQVASGWAVQDGTLAINVQQMGSTVTGSFSDWTAAITFDPRDTPGPAGEVQVTISIPSLTLGSVTGQAMGADYFNAEEYPTATFIAQILRTEDGYTAPGTLTIRDTTLPVELPFTLELDGDTAKMSGQTEINRMDFGVGAGVPDEKTLGFTVAISVDLTATRTGS; encoded by the coding sequence ATGACCGCCGCTAACACCGCCAGAAGCTATGGTTCGGTGGCCAAGACCTTCCACTGGCTGACCGCCATCCTGATCTTTGCCGCCTTCCCCCTTGGCCTGATCGCCAACGACATGTCGCACCAGATCACCAACCCCGACATCACGGTGACCGAAGGCTTCATCCGCCGCACCGTGTTCCTGTTCTCGATGCACAAAACCCTCGGGATTACCGTGTTTTTCGTGGCCCTGCTGCGCATCGTCTGGGCCCTGACCCAGGAACGCCCCGGCCTTCTGAACGGCGACAAGACGCTTGAGGCCGGGCTGGCCGAGACCGTGCACTGGCTGCTGTACGGCAGCCTTGTCTTCGTGCCGCTGACCGGCTGGATCCACCATGCCGCCACCACCGGCTACGCGCCGATCTGGTGGCCCTTCGGCCAGTCGCTGTTCTTCGTGCCCAAGGATCCGCGCCTGGCCCAGATTTCGGGCGGGGTGCACGAGGTTCTGACCAAGGTTCTGCTTGTCTCGGTTCTGTTACATATCGCCGGAGCGGTGAAACATCATGTGATCGACCGCGATGCCACGCTGCGCCGGATGTGGCCCGGCAAAAGCGACGCACCGACCCCGCCGGCCCATCGTCCGGGCCTGATCCCGCCGCTTGCCGCGCTGGTCCTGGCCGCGCTCGCCCTGGGAACCGGCGGGGTGCTGGGCATGTACGGTCACGCGGCCCCGGCCGCCAGCGCGGGCCAGGCGCCGCTGGAACAGGTCGCCTCCGGCTGGGCGGTGCAGGATGGCACGCTGGCCATCAACGTGCAGCAGATGGGCTCGACCGTTACAGGCAGCTTCTCGGACTGGACCGCCGCGATCACCTTCGATCCGCGCGACACCCCCGGCCCTGCGGGCGAGGTGCAGGTGACGATCTCGATCCCGTCGCTGACGCTGGGCTCGGTCACCGGCCAGGCCATGGGCGCGGACTATTTCAACGCCGAGGAATATCCCACCGCCACCTTCATCGCCCAGATCCTGCGCACCGAAGACGGCTATACCGCGCCCGGCACGCTGACGATCCGCGACACCACCCTGCCGGTGGAACTGCCCTTCACGCTGGAGCTGGACGGCGATACCGCCAAGATGTCGGGGCAGACCGAAATCAACCGGATGGATTTCGGCGTCGGTGCGGGCGTCCCGGACGAAAAGACCCTGGGCTTCACGGTCGCCATCTCGGTCGACCTGACGGCAACGCGCACCGGGTCCTGA
- the ugpA_2 gene encoding sn-glycerol-3-phosphate transport system permease protein UgpA, whose protein sequence is MKRAGFSNPWLPVLLLVPQLGIICLFFYWPAWQALKSSFFLEDPFGFGSTFVGFDNYTRLLRSSEYGSIAWFTLVFSVLVTFFSLSIALLFAVKADKVIRGAKTYRTLLMWVYAVAPPVAGFITLIMFNQRWGPLTEFFALFGWDFRVRLDYYDTSIALVIASVWKQIPVNFIFFLSGLQSIPRAVREAAMIDNRSAASRFWTVTFPLLAPTGFFLLIINITYSLFDTFGTIDTILRNNPGDSPITLVYKVYLDGFRGQDLGGSSAQSVVLMVLVLALTIFQFRMVERRIHYT, encoded by the coding sequence TTGAAACGCGCTGGCTTCTCCAATCCCTGGCTTCCGGTCCTGCTGCTGGTCCCGCAGCTGGGCATCATCTGCCTGTTCTTCTACTGGCCCGCCTGGCAGGCGCTGAAATCGTCCTTCTTCCTGGAAGATCCGTTCGGCTTCGGGTCCACCTTCGTGGGCTTCGACAATTACACGCGCCTGTTGCGCAGCAGTGAATACGGGTCCATCGCCTGGTTCACCCTTGTCTTCTCGGTCCTGGTCACCTTCTTCTCCCTGTCCATCGCCCTTCTCTTCGCGGTCAAGGCCGACAAGGTGATCCGCGGCGCCAAGACCTATCGCACGCTCTTGATGTGGGTCTACGCGGTCGCCCCGCCCGTCGCGGGCTTCATCACGCTGATCATGTTCAACCAGCGCTGGGGGCCGCTGACGGAATTCTTCGCCCTCTTCGGCTGGGATTTCCGCGTGCGGCTGGATTACTACGACACGTCCATCGCGCTGGTGATCGCCTCGGTCTGGAAGCAGATTCCGGTGAATTTCATCTTCTTCCTGTCGGGCCTGCAATCCATTCCCCGCGCCGTGCGCGAGGCCGCGATGATCGACAACCGGTCCGCCGCAAGCCGGTTCTGGACGGTGACCTTTCCGCTTCTGGCGCCGACGGGGTTCTTCCTGCTGATCATCAACATCACCTATTCGCTGTTCGACACCTTCGGCACGATCGACACGATCCTGCGCAACAACCCCGGCGACAGCCCTATCACGCTTGTCTACAAGGTCTACCTCGACGGTTTCCGTGGCCAGGACCTGGGCGGCTCCTCGGCGCAGTCGGTGGTTCTGATGGTGCTCGTGCTGGCGCTGACGATCTTCCAGTTCCGGATGGTCGAACGCCGCATCCATTATACCTGA
- the ugpB_3 gene encoding sn-glycerol-3-phosphate-binding periplasmic protein UgpB precursor: MTFSSKVAAAAVAVAGLAGGASAQTEITWWHGMGGHLGDVVNEIATQFNASQSDYKITPVFKGGYEETLTAGIAAFRAGEQPNILQVFDAGAATVIAAKGATVPVQDLLTEQGADFDINDYIPGVRYFYADTTGKMIGMPFNSSSPVLYYNQDALDAAGVEAPKTYEDFEAIAPKLKDAGYIPLVQTHLPWEFVENFHSRHNLPFATNANGYDGADGTKILINSPEMKMHFTKVKEWLDEGYFGFYGTGWDDNQAQFNDGKAAMYIGSSGDFGGLTALNLPFEWASTYLPYWSSITEEGYQTFIGGASLFAMAGKPDDQNKATAAFFEFLTSPEVQYMWHRETGYVPITLAAYDLAKEDGHYERFPAAETAIKQLSLRDGENTHGYRMGFYVQIRDIENRELSRFLNGETSIDDALATIETEGNELLARFAQTVN, from the coding sequence ATGACCTTTTCCTCGAAAGTCGCGGCCGCAGCCGTGGCCGTCGCGGGCCTTGCAGGCGGTGCAAGCGCTCAAACCGAAATCACCTGGTGGCACGGCATGGGCGGTCACCTTGGCGACGTCGTGAACGAGATCGCGACCCAGTTCAACGCGTCGCAATCCGACTACAAGATCACCCCGGTGTTCAAGGGCGGCTACGAAGAAACGCTGACCGCGGGCATCGCCGCCTTCCGCGCGGGCGAGCAGCCCAACATCCTGCAGGTGTTCGACGCCGGCGCCGCCACCGTGATCGCCGCCAAGGGCGCCACCGTTCCGGTGCAGGACCTGCTGACCGAACAGGGCGCGGATTTCGACATCAACGACTACATCCCCGGCGTGCGCTATTTCTACGCCGACACGACCGGCAAGATGATCGGCATGCCGTTCAACTCGTCCTCGCCGGTGCTGTATTACAACCAGGACGCCCTGGACGCGGCCGGTGTCGAAGCGCCCAAGACCTACGAGGACTTCGAGGCCATCGCGCCCAAGCTGAAGGACGCCGGTTACATCCCGCTGGTCCAGACGCACCTGCCCTGGGAATTCGTCGAGAACTTCCATTCGCGCCACAACCTGCCCTTCGCCACCAACGCGAACGGCTATGACGGCGCCGACGGCACCAAGATCCTGATCAACTCGCCCGAGATGAAGATGCACTTCACCAAGGTGAAGGAATGGCTGGACGAAGGATACTTCGGCTTCTACGGCACCGGCTGGGACGACAATCAGGCACAGTTCAATGACGGCAAGGCGGCGATGTACATCGGCTCGTCGGGCGACTTCGGCGGCCTGACCGCGCTGAACCTGCCGTTCGAATGGGCGTCGACCTACCTGCCCTACTGGTCCTCGATCACCGAGGAAGGCTACCAGACCTTCATCGGTGGCGCGTCGCTGTTCGCGATGGCAGGCAAGCCCGACGACCAGAACAAGGCCACCGCCGCCTTCTTCGAATTCCTGACCTCGCCCGAAGTCCAGTACATGTGGCACCGCGAGACCGGCTATGTGCCGATCACCCTGGCCGCCTACGACCTGGCCAAGGAAGACGGCCATTACGAACGTTTCCCGGCCGCCGAGACCGCCATCAAGCAGCTGTCGCTGCGCGACGGCGAAAACACCCACGGCTACCGCATGGGTTTCTACGTCCAGATCCGCGACATCGAGAACCGCGAATTGTCGCGCTTCCTGAACGGCGAGACCTCGATCGACGACGCCCTGGCGACCATCGAGACCGAAGGCAACGAGCTGCTGGCCCGTTTCGCACAGACCGTCAACTGA
- the rpsF gene encoding 30S ribosomal protein S6, producing MPLYEHVFIARQDLSNAQAEGLIEHFGAVLADNGGKIVDQEYWGVKTMAYKINKNRKGHYAFLKTDAPAPAIQEMERLMRLHDDVMRVLTIKVDGHEEGPSIQMQKRDERDRGDRRERR from the coding sequence ATGCCGCTTTACGAGCATGTCTTCATCGCGCGTCAGGACCTGTCCAACGCGCAGGCGGAAGGGCTGATCGAACACTTCGGTGCCGTTCTCGCCGACAACGGCGGCAAGATCGTCGACCAGGAATACTGGGGCGTCAAGACGATGGCCTACAAGATCAACAAGAACCGCAAGGGCCATTACGCCTTCCTGAAAACCGACGCACCGGCGCCGGCGATCCAGGAAATGGAGCGTCTGATGCGCCTTCATGACGATGTCATGCGCGTTCTGACCATCAAGGTCGACGGCCACGAAGAAGGCCCGTCCATCCAGATGCAGAAGCGTGACGAACGTGACCGCGGCGACCGCCGCGAGCGTCGCTGA